In Pararhizobium sp. A13, the genomic stretch TGTTCCTGGTGTCGGACCGGTCATCATATATGACAGGGCAGATTCTGGTAGTGGATGGCGGAGAAGCGGTCGTCTGAGAACGGATCGGGCGGGCTCAGGCTGGCCAACATTGGGAACGGTTAGCGCATTCGGAAAGGCCGAAGTGGCAAAGAACGGATTTCCGAAGAAGGTCGCGGGCTACAGATCCCCAAAACCATTCGCAAGTCAGCCGTTATCCGCTCACTGCTCGGTGCCGATCTTGGCCGCGGCGAGCTCGCCAACTCGGTCGGCACGAGCGCTTTCATCTGCCGCAATCCACCCCGTAAGGGGAATCGAACTGGCGACCAAGCATGTGAAGTCGGCGATCGGCGCCACAAGGGAGAGGCTTCTATGAGTCGAACCTGGGCGTGCGCAATGATGGTTATTGTCATCAAGGGAAACACATACCCCGCATAAGATCTCGTCGCATCAACGATCAATCCATGAAAGGAAGACAAAAATGGCAAAAGCGCCGAAGGTTGGAGAACCAATTCCGTTGGACGTCATCGAGCCGACAAGCCCCGTAATCGACGAGACCGTTTTGGCAGTAGGCGGGCAAAGTGACACTGTCGACGACGTTCAAGACGTCGCAACCAGCATTGTCAGCGAAACCGCCGAAGCTATCGGCGATAGAGCCGAGATCGTTGAAGAGCAAACAGAGGGCTCCACGCGTACATCGGCTGAGCAAGGCGATCGGGCCGGTGATGTAAATCCACTTTCAGTGGTGGCCGTTTTGCCGCTGGTGGTCTGGGCAGCGATCGCCGCATCCTATTTGCGAACGATTACTTTCCTGGCCACTGACCACTGGATTGGCCGCCAGGCGTAGGCTTCAAGGCGCTGTCCACCGACGTGGAGGCGCAGCTTGTTGAGCAGATCAGCAAGATGAGCTGCGCCCCGTCACGCCGGATATTCCGCAGCATTTTTAGCAATTGCACGACACAAGGTCAGTTCGGCAGCGAGCCAAGCAAGGCGCCGATCGCCATGGCCAGCTGCAAAACACCAATTGCGAGAATAACGACCGCAAGGATTGTCTCTCGCATGCTTCTCGAAAATCGTTGCATGAGGCTTTCTATCACAACCCGGATATCAGGCCCATACTGATCATGCGTTAACCTGACATCACCCTCAACTGCGTAGCAAGAATCCCCAAGCCCGACGACAGGATCCTCGCTCGTGCCCGCGCATTATTTTCCGTATGCACCGAACCCAGAGTCGGCCAACAGGCCAGGGCTCCTCGCAGTGCGTGCACGCAGAATAGGATGGGCGCTAGTCCATCATTTAACCGCCCCCGCTGTTAGTCCCTTGACGATATAGCGTTCGAGGAAAATGCCGATCAGCACGAGTGGCATGATCGCCGCCGTTGCGATCGCGGCCATGGACCACCAGTTGATCCCCTGCGAGCCAGTCTGGCTGGCAACCATAACCGGCAGGGTCTTGGCATTGGAACTTGTCAGAAGGGCCGCGAAAAAATACTCGTTCCAGCACAGGATTACGGAGAGGATAAAGGCCGCGACCATGCCCGGAAGGGCGATAGGCAACACGATGCGCAGGAACGCACCCCAGATTGAGCAACCGTCAACCATGGCCGCCTGCTCCAGCTCCAGCGGGATTGTGTCGAACTGGTCGCGCATGATCCAGATCACGATCGGAAGCACCATCAGCGTGTAGACGAGCATGAGGCCAATCAGCGAATCCAGCAACATCAGGTGTTTGTAGAGAACCAGAAACGGCATGGCGAGCACAACCGGCGGCAGGATCAACTGCGAGAGGAAGAAGAAGGAAATGTCTTTGTTTCGCATCCAGAGAAATGTGTAGGTAAAGCGGCTTAGCCCATAGGCAGCAAGCGAGCCGAGGATCACGGCGATGAAGGATGCGCCGGCTGATGCGATCACGCTGTTCAGAAACCGTCGGATGAACTCGTCCCGCACGGTCGATGTCACAAAAAGCGTGTCGGGCGAAAGCCCCAGAGACCGCCACCCCTTCCAGTCGGGCGTGAAGTCAACGAAAGGAATGAGATGCCCCTGCGTCACGTTTACGGCAGTCTTGAACGAGGTCGTGATCGTCCAATAGATCGGAAACAGCGAGATGAATGACCACAATATCAGTCCCGCATAGATCAGTATCCTCTGGGTGACAA encodes the following:
- a CDS encoding carbohydrate ABC transporter permease, giving the protein MPAATIRDPSRCTRFVTQRILIYAGLILWSFISLFPIYWTITTSFKTAVNVTQGHLIPFVDFTPDWKGWRSLGLSPDTLFVTSTVRDEFIRRFLNSVIASAGASFIAVILGSLAAYGLSRFTYTFLWMRNKDISFFFLSQLILPPVVLAMPFLVLYKHLMLLDSLIGLMLVYTLMVLPIVIWIMRDQFDTIPLELEQAAMVDGCSIWGAFLRIVLPIALPGMVAAFILSVILCWNEYFFAALLTSSNAKTLPVMVASQTGSQGINWWSMAAIATAAIMPLVLIGIFLERYIVKGLTAGAVK